From Thermosinus carboxydivorans Nor1, a single genomic window includes:
- a CDS encoding cobyrinate a,c-diamide synthase, producing MTYFQIPRLVIAGTHSGVGKTTIVTGLLAALARRGLNVQSYKVGPDYIDPGYHALASGKRAHNLDTWLMPPEEMVRLFVKTASGCELALIEGVMGLYDGGRGGVSSTAAIAKRLDAPVILVIDAKSMGESAAAIALGYKLYDQDIRLAGVIVNRLGSETHRTMVAEAFSRLGIPLLGAVFRDNRLSTPQRHLGLTPVTEHDARKTVDVMADRMAEQIAVDELINLAKQAPPLVAPLDNYRCDRGQVRIGVAQDEAFSFYYPESLEVLTAQGAELVEFSPLYDQFLPPVDGLVLGGGFPEMFLERLAANRPMRDAIFRAGKDGMPIYAECGGLMYLCRQISGFGGQAFDMVGLIPAVCEMQSNLQTVGYVETRALHDTVLCLAGEKLRGHEFHFSRMVPDDHTGFPWAFEFTKVRTGTTYRGGFATDNILASYLHIHFAGNRLAAGRFIERCIKFKGRDRHAK from the coding sequence ATGACTTATTTTCAAATACCGCGGCTTGTCATTGCCGGCACGCATAGCGGGGTCGGCAAGACGACAATTGTGACCGGTCTGCTGGCGGCGCTGGCCCGGCGCGGTCTTAATGTTCAATCTTATAAGGTCGGTCCCGATTATATTGACCCTGGCTATCACGCACTGGCCAGCGGGAAGCGGGCGCATAACCTTGATACATGGCTGATGCCACCGGAGGAAATGGTTCGCCTGTTTGTAAAGACGGCAAGCGGTTGCGAGCTGGCCCTTATCGAAGGGGTTATGGGGCTGTATGACGGCGGCCGAGGTGGGGTCAGCAGTACGGCGGCCATTGCCAAAAGGCTCGATGCTCCGGTAATACTGGTTATTGACGCCAAATCTATGGGCGAAAGCGCTGCCGCCATTGCGCTCGGTTATAAACTGTATGACCAAGATATCCGGTTGGCCGGGGTAATTGTCAATCGCCTTGGCTCGGAAACGCACCGCACCATGGTGGCCGAAGCATTTTCGCGTCTGGGTATTCCTTTGCTCGGCGCTGTTTTTCGCGATAACCGGCTGTCGACGCCGCAGCGGCATCTCGGGTTAACACCGGTAACTGAGCACGACGCGCGGAAAACGGTCGACGTTATGGCGGACCGGATGGCTGAACAAATCGCAGTTGATGAATTGATCAATCTGGCTAAGCAGGCTCCGCCCCTGGTCGCGCCATTGGATAATTATCGTTGCGACAGGGGACAGGTACGGATCGGCGTGGCCCAGGATGAGGCATTTTCCTTTTACTATCCGGAAAGTTTAGAGGTTTTGACTGCGCAGGGAGCGGAACTGGTAGAGTTCAGCCCGCTATATGACCAATTTTTACCGCCCGTCGACGGACTAGTCCTAGGCGGTGGTTTCCCAGAAATGTTTTTGGAGCGGCTTGCGGCCAACCGCCCGATGCGTGATGCTATTTTCCGGGCTGGTAAAGACGGCATGCCCATTTATGCCGAGTGTGGCGGTTTGATGTATTTATGTAGACAAATTTCCGGGTTTGGTGGTCAAGCCTTTGATATGGTGGGATTAATTCCAGCCGTGTGCGAAATGCAGTCAAACCTGCAAACGGTTGGATACGTGGAGACAAGGGCGCTCCACGATACTGTATTATGTTTGGCCGGTGAGAAGCTGCGGGGCCATGAATTCCACTTTTCCCGCATGGTTCCCGACGACCACACGGGTTTTCCCTGGGCTTTCGAATTTACGAAAGTACGCACGGGTACAACCTACCGCGGGGGTTTTGCGACAGATAATATCCTGGCTTCTTACCTGCATATTCATTTTGCCGGCAATAGGTTGGCGGCCGGAAGGTTCATCGAACGGTGCATTAAGTTTAAAGGACGTGACAGACATGCGAAGTAA
- a CDS encoding cob(I)yrinic acid a,c-diamide adenosyltransferase: MMGIALQKGKVYVYTGDGKGKTTAALGMGLRAAGNGERVVMVQFLKGTGYTGELFAAPNFDGRFILRQFGFGCPDAVEIRMGIKVCCKCGRCFRENRNPVHGFVDRAFEYAADVITAGAADMVILDEISHAVNRGLLPVAKVIKLISLRPEKMKLVLTGRKMPAEILNLADSITICQAVKHPMAQGIDARRGVEY, encoded by the coding sequence ATGATGGGTATTGCACTGCAAAAGGGAAAAGTCTACGTTTATACTGGCGATGGCAAAGGCAAGACCACTGCTGCTTTGGGCATGGGTCTGCGCGCGGCAGGTAACGGTGAACGCGTTGTCATGGTCCAGTTTCTAAAGGGTACGGGATATACGGGGGAGTTATTCGCTGCGCCCAATTTTGACGGGCGGTTTATTCTCCGCCAATTCGGGTTCGGTTGCCCAGATGCAGTCGAAATTCGCATGGGTATAAAGGTGTGCTGCAAATGCGGTCGCTGCTTCCGGGAAAACCGTAACCCTGTCCACGGCTTTGTCGACCGCGCCTTTGAATATGCGGCAGACGTTATTACCGCTGGTGCCGCCGATATGGTCATATTGGATGAAATTAGTCATGCCGTGAACCGCGGCCTGCTGCCGGTCGCTAAAGTAATAAAGCTGATCAGTCTGCGGCCGGAAAAGATGAAGCTTGTTTTGACAGGAAGAAAGATGCCGGCAGAAATACTAAATCTTGCCGATAGCATAACAATTTGCCAAGCCGTTAAACACCCCATGGCGCAGGGCATCGACGCCAGGCGCGGCGTGGAATATTAG
- a CDS encoding precorrin-8X methylmutase, producing the protein MEFLTDPIAIESRSMDIIAPYLRDLNLSPQEIKLFSRIIHAAGDPDYARIIRIHPEAIHAGCTALKAGCHIFTDVEMVRTGINKRKLAEYGGEAHCLVADNEIARLAKTQGITRAMAAIRAFGQRLNGAIVAIGNAPTALFEIFRLMEQQEIRPALIIGVPVGFVGAAEAKELLIAKSPVPYITVIGNKGGSPIAAAAVNALLYMLDA; encoded by the coding sequence ATTGAATTTTTGACTGACCCAATAGCCATTGAGTCTCGCAGTATGGATATTATCGCTCCGTATCTTCGCGATTTGAACTTGTCGCCCCAGGAAATCAAGTTGTTTTCACGGATTATCCACGCGGCGGGCGATCCCGATTATGCTCGTATTATCCGGATTCACCCTGAGGCCATTCATGCCGGCTGTACGGCCTTAAAAGCAGGATGCCACATTTTTACCGACGTCGAAATGGTGCGTACCGGCATCAACAAGCGCAAGTTGGCAGAGTATGGGGGCGAAGCGCATTGTCTTGTCGCCGACAATGAAATTGCCCGCCTAGCGAAAACGCAGGGCATCACCCGCGCGATGGCGGCCATTCGCGCCTTTGGCCAGCGGCTTAATGGCGCCATTGTCGCCATCGGTAACGCGCCAACCGCGTTGTTTGAAATTTTTCGTTTAATGGAACAGCAGGAGATTAGACCGGCTTTGATTATCGGCGTACCCGTTGGGTTTGTCGGTGCCGCTGAAGCGAAGGAGCTTTTAATAGCCAAGTCCCCTGTCCCGTATATTACGGTTATCGGCAACAAAGGCGGCAGTCCTATAGCCGCGGCGGCCGTTAATGCACTTCTTTACATGTTGGATGCATGA
- a CDS encoding sirohydrochlorin chelatase, giving the protein MMNIGIVVLGHGSRASVGEANQVVFQVTDMVKARAGHDLVETAIMNRKSGLQDLPGAVRKLIARGARRVIIVPMFFANGMHIQSDIPEEINALKQEFPDVAITMTPHIGADPRIADILMERVQEVL; this is encoded by the coding sequence ATGATGAATATAGGGATTGTGGTGCTTGGCCATGGTAGTCGCGCCAGTGTGGGCGAGGCCAACCAAGTGGTTTTTCAGGTTACAGATATGGTAAAAGCGCGGGCAGGTCATGACTTAGTGGAAACGGCAATCATGAACCGCAAGTCCGGACTGCAGGACCTCCCCGGGGCGGTAAGGAAGTTAATAGCGCGGGGGGCGCGACGGGTGATTATTGTACCTATGTTTTTTGCTAACGGTATGCATATTCAAAGCGATATTCCCGAGGAAATCAATGCTCTCAAACAGGAGTTCCCCGATGTAGCAATAACTATGACGCCGCATATCGGCGCCGACCCCCGTATTGCTGATATTTTAATGGAGCGTGTGCAGGAGGTCTTATGA
- the cobK gene encoding precorrin-6A reductase translates to MILVLAGTQDGRELAALLERAGFSVLVSVVSGYGRDLAQQTGLFVHTGPLDRDGLYNLIRTRAIKLVVDASHPYAAGASENAIAACQRAGVPYLRYERPGTPLPRYERLYVADNAAAAARMAAQLGRTIFLTVGSRALALFKQEPLLRSHRLVARVLPDPTVMAECLQLGFSPRDIIAMQGPFSHELNVAMFRDCGAEVVVTKNSGAIGGTDTKFSAAMELGLSLVVIDRPRIDYGRKASSPAEVLDYLREEL, encoded by the coding sequence GTGATTTTGGTTCTTGCCGGAACACAAGACGGGCGGGAGCTGGCTGCGCTACTGGAGCGCGCTGGGTTTTCCGTGCTTGTGTCAGTAGTGAGCGGCTATGGCCGGGATTTGGCCCAGCAAACGGGCTTGTTTGTGCATACCGGTCCGCTGGATAGGGATGGATTGTATAACTTGATTCGTACTCGCGCGATAAAGCTAGTAGTTGATGCCAGCCATCCCTATGCCGCCGGTGCGTCCGAAAACGCCATCGCCGCCTGTCAACGCGCTGGTGTTCCTTACCTGCGTTATGAACGGCCTGGTACGCCGCTGCCGCGCTACGAAAGACTGTACGTTGCGGATAATGCGGCAGCAGCGGCGCGAATGGCGGCTCAATTGGGACGAACAATTTTTCTCACTGTTGGTAGCCGGGCGTTGGCGTTATTCAAACAGGAACCGTTGCTCCGTAGTCACCGGCTTGTTGCCCGCGTGCTGCCTGACCCTACTGTCATGGCCGAATGCTTGCAGCTTGGTTTTAGTCCGCGTGATATTATTGCAATGCAGGGGCCTTTTTCCCACGAACTCAATGTCGCCATGTTTCGCGACTGTGGTGCAGAGGTCGTCGTTACCAAAAACAGTGGCGCGATCGGCGGCACGGATACCAAGTTTTCCGCGGCAATGGAGCTTGGATTGTCGCTGGTGGTTATCGACCGGCCGCGTATTGATTATGGCCGTAAGGCATCATCGCCGGCAGAGGTTTTAGATTATCTACGGGAGGAATTATGA
- the cobJ gene encoding precorrin-3B C(17)-methyltransferase translates to MSPRAREALVAAEVVVGYDTYLELVRELLADKEVIGTGMMREIERCQVAVDQAIAGKRVAVVSSGDPGIYGMAGLVLELALKAPADVRPAVDIIPGISAVGAAAALLGAPLMHDFAVISLSDLLTPWEVIRKRTEMAAAGDFVIALYNPKSTRRVSQIEEVREIVLRHRPAATPVGIVHHASRPKEKVVLSTLADFTKEFIDMFSLVIIGNSQTYVKDGRMITPRGYRL, encoded by the coding sequence ATGAGTCCGCGGGCGCGGGAAGCCCTGGTGGCGGCTGAGGTGGTAGTAGGCTATGACACATATTTAGAACTTGTCCGGGAACTTTTAGCGGACAAAGAGGTTATCGGTACGGGGATGATGCGGGAAATAGAACGGTGCCAGGTCGCCGTCGATCAGGCGATTGCCGGTAAACGGGTAGCGGTTGTATCCAGCGGTGACCCGGGAATTTACGGCATGGCCGGGCTGGTGCTGGAACTGGCGCTGAAAGCGCCGGCCGATGTGCGGCCTGCCGTCGACATTATTCCCGGTATTAGCGCTGTAGGGGCAGCGGCAGCTCTCTTGGGCGCGCCGCTCATGCATGATTTCGCGGTTATTAGCTTAAGCGACTTGCTAACTCCTTGGGAAGTCATTCGTAAACGGACGGAAATGGCCGCTGCCGGCGATTTTGTTATTGCCCTTTATAACCCGAAAAGTACGCGGCGGGTCAGCCAAATTGAGGAAGTGCGGGAAATTGTTCTTCGTCACCGGCCGGCTGCCACCCCTGTTGGCATTGTTCATCATGCTTCCCGTCCGAAGGAAAAAGTAGTTTTGTCCACGTTAGCTGATTTTACCAAAGAGTTCATTGACATGTTTTCGCTGGTGATCATTGGGAACAGCCAGACTTATGTAAAGGATGGCCGGATGATTACACCCCGGGGGTACCGGCTGTGA
- a CDS encoding cobalt-precorrin 5A hydrolase, with the protein MKLAIISVTNKGAFLAERLANALGRPVDVYAKAGRNPQGIPQVYDCLRDLVDKVFHQYDGLIFIMATGIVVRVLAPHIHDKRFDPAVVVVDEAGEHAISLLSGHIGGANDLARLVANAIGARPVITTATDVSNLPAADILAVKLDLTIEPFDQLKHINAAIVNGKQVAFFIDQTLANASHYIHLAAEMGVVLRNMGELVYTDKYDAAVVITDKELYMVKPHVYLRPATLAVGIGCRRGTTSAEILTALGDACRKIGRSMKSIAVIASSVVKQDEVGLLAAVQQLEVPYEFFTNEQLQQCIDKHRLETSRFVEEKIGVGNVCEPAALCGGQTQTLLLPKTVYPNVTVAIAEVKYRWWE; encoded by the coding sequence ATGAAACTTGCAATTATATCTGTAACGAACAAAGGTGCTTTTCTCGCTGAAAGGTTGGCTAACGCCTTGGGGCGGCCCGTTGACGTCTATGCAAAAGCTGGCCGCAATCCGCAGGGGATTCCGCAGGTTTATGACTGTCTGCGCGACCTTGTAGATAAGGTTTTTCACCAGTATGACGGGTTGATTTTTATTATGGCTACCGGGATTGTCGTCCGCGTGCTGGCCCCCCATATCCACGATAAGCGGTTTGATCCGGCGGTTGTCGTAGTCGACGAAGCTGGCGAACACGCCATCAGTTTACTGTCAGGCCATATCGGCGGCGCCAATGATCTTGCCAGGTTAGTAGCCAATGCTATCGGTGCCAGACCGGTCATTACCACCGCGACTGATGTGTCCAATCTGCCTGCCGCCGATATCTTGGCCGTAAAACTGGATTTAACCATTGAACCTTTTGATCAGCTTAAACATATCAATGCGGCAATTGTCAATGGCAAACAAGTAGCCTTTTTTATCGACCAGACCCTTGCCAATGCCAGCCATTATATCCACTTGGCGGCAGAGATGGGGGTAGTCTTGCGCAACATGGGGGAACTGGTTTATACCGATAAATATGACGCGGCCGTAGTCATTACCGACAAGGAGCTTTATATGGTAAAGCCCCATGTCTATCTCCGGCCGGCGACGCTGGCGGTAGGCATTGGCTGCCGTAGGGGAACGACCAGTGCCGAAATTTTGACGGCCCTCGGCGACGCCTGCCGTAAAATCGGCCGGAGCATGAAAAGCATTGCGGTTATTGCCAGCTCAGTTGTCAAGCAGGATGAGGTCGGCCTGCTCGCGGCCGTGCAGCAGCTTGAGGTACCTTATGAATTTTTTACCAACGAACAATTGCAGCAGTGCATCGATAAACACAGGTTGGAAACATCAAGATTTGTAGAAGAAAAGATTGGAGTGGGGAATGTATGCGAACCGGCGGCGCTGTGCGGGGGTCAGACGCAAACGCTTTTATTGCCCAAAACGGTATATCCCAATGTAACAGTGGCCATCGCCGAGGTCAAATATCGGTGGTGGGAATAG
- the cobM gene encoding precorrin-4 C(11)-methyltransferase: MKVYIIGAGPGDPELITVKGRRLLAEADVIIYAGSLVNPALLQYAKAGAQIHNSASMTLDEVITVMEEAVAMGKKVVRLHTGDPSIYGAIQEQMDVLAAKGIEYEVVPGVSSFLAVAAALKREYTLPEVSQTVIITRLEGRTPVPAKEKLASLASHNATMCIFLSVHMLEAVVAELIAGGYPPDTPVAVVQKASWPDEKILRGTLATIASIAAEAGVDRTAMIVVGKCLDGKYALSRLYSPDFGHMFREAK, translated from the coding sequence ATGAAGGTTTATATTATCGGCGCCGGGCCGGGTGATCCGGAACTCATTACCGTTAAGGGTCGCCGGTTGCTTGCCGAGGCTGATGTTATTATCTACGCCGGTTCCTTAGTAAACCCTGCCCTGCTGCAGTATGCGAAAGCGGGAGCCCAAATTCATAATAGCGCATCCATGACTTTGGACGAAGTCATCACAGTCATGGAAGAGGCGGTAGCGATGGGGAAGAAAGTAGTGCGGCTTCACACGGGCGATCCGAGTATCTATGGTGCCATTCAAGAACAGATGGACGTACTGGCGGCAAAAGGCATCGAGTATGAAGTAGTGCCTGGTGTGAGCTCCTTCCTGGCAGTAGCGGCCGCTTTAAAACGGGAGTATACGCTGCCCGAAGTTAGCCAAACAGTGATTATTACCCGGCTGGAAGGGAGAACACCGGTGCCGGCCAAGGAAAAATTGGCGAGTCTCGCCAGTCATAATGCAACCATGTGCATTTTTTTGAGTGTTCATATGTTGGAAGCGGTAGTGGCCGAACTTATCGCCGGCGGGTATCCGCCAGATACGCCAGTAGCGGTAGTGCAAAAAGCATCCTGGCCCGATGAGAAGATTTTGCGGGGAACGCTGGCTACGATTGCTTCAATTGCGGCGGAGGCAGGAGTTGACCGTACGGCCATGATTGTGGTCGGAAAATGCCTTGATGGCAAGTACGCTTTGTCCCGTCTCTATTCGCCTGACTTTGGGCATATGTTCCGGGAGGCAAAATGA
- the cobI gene encoding precorrin-2 C(20)-methyltransferase — MNLRTSSSEVYRPTVSTAKQRGKLFGIGVGPGAPDLLTLRAIEILKSINVVCIPRSKADNDSLALTVAGKYIPATAEIMEVATPMTRDRQVLEAEWRRGAEKIAAKLNEGLNVAFITIGDAMLFSTYTYLLKKVCQLLPDIEVESVPGITSFAAAAAHLNTALAEGNEKLAIIPAVDDPGQLREVLRLFPNAVLMKVAGQYNEIVDVLTDMGLKDSAVYISRLGYPDQFVTDDLDSMRQKKRDYLSLILVKQGGF, encoded by the coding sequence ATGAACTTACGAACTAGTTCTTCGGAGGTTTACAGGCCAACGGTTTCAACCGCTAAACAACGGGGCAAACTTTTTGGTATCGGGGTGGGGCCGGGAGCGCCTGATCTGCTCACTCTCCGGGCAATAGAAATTTTAAAATCTATTAATGTTGTATGCATTCCCCGTTCTAAGGCAGATAACGATAGTCTCGCCTTAACGGTCGCCGGCAAATATATACCGGCCACGGCGGAAATTATGGAAGTGGCCACGCCGATGACGCGGGACCGGCAAGTGCTCGAAGCCGAATGGCGGCGCGGAGCGGAAAAAATTGCCGCAAAGCTGAATGAAGGTTTGAACGTAGCTTTTATAACGATCGGGGATGCCATGCTGTTCAGTACATATACATATTTGCTTAAAAAGGTATGCCAGTTATTGCCTGACATTGAGGTCGAGAGTGTACCTGGCATTACCTCCTTTGCTGCTGCCGCGGCGCACTTAAATACCGCATTAGCCGAGGGAAATGAAAAGCTGGCCATAATACCGGCTGTCGACGATCCAGGGCAATTACGGGAAGTTTTACGGCTTTTTCCTAATGCTGTATTGATGAAAGTGGCCGGCCAGTATAACGAAATCGTGGACGTGCTGACAGATATGGGACTTAAGGACAGTGCCGTTTATATCAGTCGGCTGGGTTATCCCGACCAGTTTGTTACTGATGACCTGGATAGCATGAGACAGAAAAAACGGGATTATTTATCTTTAATTCTGGTGAAGCAGGGAGGCTTTTAA
- the cbiT gene encoding precorrin-6Y C5,15-methyltransferase (decarboxylating) subunit CbiT, whose protein sequence is MKRYFPGIADEEFIRGDVPMTKQEVRIVALAKAKIASGNTVIDIGAGTGSLSVEAAFQVKEGRVFAIERDGNGVDLIRQNARRFGRENITVIQGNAPEAMAGLPLADVIFVGGSGGNLPAILQRCDCLLRPGGRMVIMAVTVETLYSALHFLREKPDYATEACGVQVTRIRSAGAANMFQALNPVYIIAGTKGGDHELTN, encoded by the coding sequence GTGAAGCGTTATTTTCCAGGCATTGCCGACGAAGAGTTTATTCGGGGCGATGTGCCCATGACCAAGCAGGAAGTTCGCATTGTTGCCTTGGCAAAAGCGAAAATTGCCAGCGGCAATACGGTTATTGACATCGGGGCAGGTACAGGTTCCCTGAGTGTGGAAGCGGCCTTTCAAGTTAAAGAAGGGCGGGTATTCGCGATTGAACGGGATGGGAATGGTGTTGACTTAATCAGGCAAAATGCCCGCCGCTTCGGGCGGGAGAATATTACGGTTATTCAGGGAAACGCCCCTGAGGCTATGGCTGGACTGCCGCTGGCCGATGTTATATTTGTCGGTGGCAGCGGCGGTAATCTGCCGGCAATACTACAGCGGTGCGACTGTTTGCTGCGGCCGGGCGGGCGGATGGTTATCATGGCTGTGACTGTCGAAACGCTCTACAGCGCCCTTCACTTTTTGCGCGAAAAACCAGATTATGCAACCGAAGCCTGTGGGGTGCAGGTTACGCGTATCCGTTCTGCAGGAGCTGCCAATATGTTTCAAGCGCTAAATCCCGTCTATATTATTGCGGGAACAAAAGGAGGAGACCATGAACTTACGAACTAG
- the cbiE gene encoding precorrin-6y C5,15-methyltransferase (decarboxylating) subunit CbiE: protein MEYKIIVVGIGPGSPDYLPPVAKRTIDSAKVVVGSRRALAAFAPPTARTWIIDKDVEGTIAYIRTELDRCDVVVMVSGDPGFYSLLAVLRQVFGAERLTVIPGISSVQLAFAKIADIWQDAILTSLHGRQAPAETLRYTPGKKLGILTDAEHSPAYIASLLTDLGWPATATVHLCANLSYEDEKIVRLSLAEAKLITGFTHCVMVVAA, encoded by the coding sequence GTGGAATATAAAATAATTGTCGTTGGTATCGGCCCGGGATCGCCCGACTATTTGCCACCGGTGGCCAAAAGAACCATTGACAGCGCCAAAGTAGTGGTGGGGAGCAGGCGGGCGCTGGCCGCTTTTGCGCCGCCAACGGCCCGGACATGGATAATTGATAAGGATGTTGAAGGGACAATCGCCTATATCCGCACCGAGCTTGACCGGTGCGATGTCGTCGTGATGGTGTCGGGTGACCCTGGGTTTTATAGTTTGCTCGCGGTACTGCGCCAGGTTTTTGGCGCGGAAAGATTAACAGTAATTCCCGGTATTAGCTCGGTTCAACTGGCCTTTGCTAAAATAGCCGATATTTGGCAAGATGCCATTTTAACTAGCTTGCATGGACGGCAGGCGCCTGCCGAAACATTGCGCTACACTCCTGGCAAAAAATTGGGGATTTTGACCGATGCGGAGCATAGTCCCGCTTATATTGCGAGTTTGCTAACTGACCTCGGTTGGCCGGCGACGGCGACGGTACATCTGTGTGCGAATTTGTCTTATGAGGATGAAAAAATCGTCAGGCTTAGCCTGGCAGAAGCAAAGCTAATCACAGGTTTTACCCACTGTGTAATGGTGGTGGCGGCGTGA
- the cbiD gene encoding cobalt-precorrin-5B (C(1))-methyltransferase CbiD, with product MAQQLRSGITTGACAAAAAKAAVLAWRGMFPETVEVISPQGRVITVPVAEAAAAAEGGRASVVKDAGDDPDITNGVTIWASVKIDPSLSEIVLQAGEGVGIVTKPGLAVPVGQPAINPGPRTMIIRAVRDVLPECGAVVTISVPGGEQLAARTLNPYLGVVGGLSIIGTTGIVEPMSEEAFKNSLTPQISVVKALGYDSIVFVPGKMGQEYAVKRYGLPGDAVVQTSNFIGHMLESAVSHGLKQVLLIGHLGKIVKVAAGIFHTHNRVADGRLETIAAYLAAGGAPVSVIREILACNTAEAAVTIIENGGFTSVYQVLAERASTRAQRYVFGELTVGTVILTLKGEMLGLDNNARKIGGDLGWNIK from the coding sequence TTGGCGCAACAATTACGTTCGGGCATTACGACAGGGGCCTGTGCGGCAGCGGCGGCCAAAGCGGCCGTATTAGCCTGGCGCGGCATGTTTCCGGAGACTGTCGAGGTAATATCGCCGCAAGGCCGGGTTATTACGGTGCCGGTGGCAGAAGCGGCGGCCGCCGCCGAAGGGGGAAGGGCCTCGGTAGTAAAAGATGCAGGCGATGATCCGGATATTACGAATGGGGTCACGATTTGGGCGAGCGTTAAAATCGACCCTTCTTTATCGGAGATTGTCCTCCAGGCCGGTGAAGGCGTAGGAATAGTTACTAAACCAGGTTTGGCCGTACCGGTTGGACAGCCGGCGATTAATCCGGGACCGCGCACCATGATTATCCGGGCGGTGCGGGATGTATTGCCTGAGTGCGGCGCGGTTGTCACTATTTCTGTTCCGGGCGGAGAACAATTAGCAGCCCGGACGCTTAATCCCTATCTGGGGGTTGTGGGCGGTCTTTCGATCATTGGCACAACCGGTATTGTTGAACCTATGTCCGAGGAGGCTTTCAAAAATTCACTTACGCCCCAAATTAGCGTAGTAAAGGCGTTAGGCTATGACAGTATTGTTTTCGTTCCCGGCAAAATGGGGCAGGAATATGCCGTCAAACGCTATGGTCTCCCGGGTGATGCGGTAGTACAGACCAGCAACTTTATCGGTCACATGCTGGAAAGTGCGGTGAGTCATGGCTTAAAACAGGTATTGCTCATTGGTCACCTCGGTAAGATCGTTAAAGTGGCGGCCGGTATCTTTCATACCCACAACCGGGTAGCCGATGGGCGGCTGGAGACCATTGCCGCCTATTTGGCGGCAGGCGGGGCGCCGGTTTCGGTAATCAGGGAAATTCTCGCTTGCAATACGGCCGAAGCGGCTGTTACCATCATTGAAAACGGAGGTTTTACGTCCGTGTATCAGGTGCTCGCCGAACGGGCTAGTACCCGCGCCCAGCGATACGTTTTCGGCGAATTAACAGTGGGAACGGTAATTCTTACACTGAAAGGCGAAATGCTGGGGTTAGACAATAACGCACGCAAGATAGGAGGCGATTTAGGGTGGAATATAAAATAA
- a CDS encoding LutC/YkgG family protein, with protein MKKVCDNWNQAFQKGRTGLEFFPEFEMRAKNAAAEVIRVKTLVEAKNAAVDLIKQSGAKKVVAVECPLQRAAGIHQAIQELGTELHSAAADIAAHAATADIGISGVEFGVAETGSVCLDAYSIESRLVSTLPPIHVVFMNSNNVVPDIAAAFEIFSQVFERGYISLITGPSRTADIERVLTIGVHGPSRFVIIAVDEEITGGEA; from the coding sequence ATGAAAAAGGTATGTGACAACTGGAACCAAGCTTTCCAAAAAGGCCGCACGGGATTAGAATTCTTTCCTGAATTTGAAATGCGGGCCAAGAATGCCGCCGCAGAAGTAATCCGGGTTAAAACGCTTGTTGAAGCGAAAAACGCTGCCGTTGATCTCATTAAACAGTCAGGCGCTAAAAAAGTAGTGGCAGTCGAATGTCCGCTCCAGCGGGCGGCCGGTATTCATCAAGCCATCCAAGAGTTGGGAACAGAGCTGCACTCTGCAGCCGCTGACATTGCCGCTCATGCCGCGACAGCCGATATTGGCATCTCGGGCGTAGAATTTGGCGTTGCCGAAACAGGCAGCGTCTGCCTGGACGCCTACTCGATCGAAAGCCGTCTCGTTTCCACCCTGCCTCCGATTCATGTCGTCTTCATGAATAGCAATAATGTAGTTCCGGATATTGCTGCTGCCTTTGAAATTTTTTCCCAAGTTTTTGAACGGGGTTATATTAGCTTAATTACTGGCCCCAGCCGTACTGCCGACATTGAACGCGTACTGACAATTGGAGTTCACGGCCCGAGCCGGTTTGTCATTATTGCTGTCGACGAGGAAATCACCGGAGGTGAAGCATAA